From the Cetobacterium ceti genome, one window contains:
- a CDS encoding TIGR03960 family B12-binding radical SAM protein, which produces MRVNIDKFLMSVEKPAQYLGNEINSCHKNLEDIKGRMCLFFPDIYEVGMSNLGIRILYSVMNKVDGFYLERGFSPMEDMENVMRENNIPMFSLETKTELKDFHVVGFSLSYEMSYPNILNALEMANIPLHVEDRTEEHPLIMAGGTCMMNPVPLEKFLDFIVIGDGEEVMVKIAETLVKMAGKTRDEKLQAIKDFDGVYIPKLHKGQKRVKRAILENIDDSKMYEKQIVPFMQIVHDRASVEIQRGCTRGCRFCQAGMVYRPVRERSLEGNIDLITKMLESTGYSEISLSSLSSSDYTAIMPLIEGLQEKYKDKNLSVSLPSLRMNTHSVKVAEDISGGKRTGFTFAPEAGSQRMRDIINKGVNEEDILSTAKAAVEAGWDNLKFYFMIGLPFETDEDVLGIYELVKKVAWQCRAIRKRVNITASVSNFVPKPHTPFQWHEQMNMEEMRRKHDLLKEAFRGLKGACVKIHDPKKSYLEGLISRGNEKTGELIETAFKNGAKLDDFKDNFDIWMNAMEEVGITEEETLGSRNMEEDMPWDVVDTGISKEFYLRELKKAEEEALTPDCRTQCAGCGMKGRISKCGSLTLDKK; this is translated from the coding sequence ATGAGAGTAAATATAGACAAATTTTTAATGTCAGTGGAAAAACCCGCTCAATATTTAGGAAATGAAATAAATAGTTGTCATAAGAATTTAGAGGATATAAAAGGAAGAATGTGTTTATTTTTCCCTGACATTTATGAGGTTGGAATGTCAAACCTTGGAATTAGAATACTTTATAGTGTAATGAATAAAGTGGATGGATTCTACTTAGAGAGAGGATTCTCTCCTATGGAAGATATGGAAAATGTAATGAGAGAAAATAATATTCCAATGTTTTCCCTTGAAACAAAAACAGAATTAAAGGATTTTCATGTGGTAGGATTTTCATTATCTTATGAAATGTCATATCCAAATATTTTAAATGCTTTAGAAATGGCAAATATCCCTTTACATGTGGAGGATAGAACAGAGGAGCACCCTCTTATTATGGCTGGTGGAACTTGTATGATGAACCCTGTTCCTTTAGAAAAATTCCTAGATTTTATAGTTATAGGTGATGGAGAAGAGGTTATGGTTAAAATAGCTGAAACTCTTGTAAAAATGGCTGGGAAAACTAGAGATGAAAAGTTACAAGCTATAAAGGATTTTGATGGAGTATATATTCCTAAATTACATAAGGGACAAAAAAGAGTTAAAAGAGCAATTTTAGAAAATATAGATGATTCTAAAATGTATGAAAAACAAATTGTACCATTTATGCAAATAGTTCACGATAGAGCTTCTGTGGAAATTCAAAGGGGATGTACTAGAGGATGTAGATTCTGCCAGGCAGGTATGGTTTATAGACCAGTTAGAGAAAGAAGTTTAGAAGGAAATATAGATTTAATAACTAAAATGTTAGAAAGTACAGGTTATTCTGAAATTTCGCTATCATCTTTAAGTAGTAGTGATTATACAGCTATAATGCCTTTAATTGAAGGGTTACAAGAGAAATATAAGGATAAAAACCTAAGTGTATCTCTACCATCTTTAAGAATGAATACTCACTCTGTAAAAGTTGCTGAGGACATAAGTGGAGGAAAAAGAACAGGATTTACTTTTGCTCCTGAAGCAGGTTCTCAAAGAATGAGAGATATTATAAATAAAGGTGTAAATGAAGAGGATATTTTATCTACGGCTAAGGCAGCAGTAGAAGCTGGTTGGGATAACTTAAAATTCTACTTTATGATAGGATTACCATTTGAAACTGATGAGGATGTTTTAGGTATCTATGAACTGGTTAAAAAAGTTGCTTGGCAATGTAGAGCTATTAGAAAAAGAGTTAATATAACTGCAAGTGTTTCAAACTTTGTTCCAAAACCTCATACTCCATTCCAATGGCATGAGCAGATGAATATGGAAGAGATGAGAAGAAAACATGATCTTTTAAAAGAGGCTTTTAGAGGTCTTAAGGGAGCTTGTGTAAAAATACATGATCCTAAGAAATCATATTTAGAGGGATTAATCTCTAGAGGAAATGAGAAAACAGGAGAACTTATTGAAACTGCATTTAAAAATGGAGCTAAGTTAGATGACTTTAAAGATAACTTTGATATTTGGATGAATGCAATGGAAGAAGTTGGAATTACAGAGGAAGAAACATTAGGTAGTAGAAATATGGAAGAGGATATGCCTTGGGATGTTGTAGATACTGGAATTTCAAAGGAATTTTATTTAAGAGAGCTTAAAAAAGCTGAAGAGGAAGCTTTAACTCCAGATTGTAGAACTCAATGTGCTGGATGTGGAATGAAGGGAAGAATATCTAAATGTGGTAGTTTAACATTGGATAAAAAATAA
- a CDS encoding TM2 domain-containing protein, whose translation MSYYNDNVGKDWLITLILAIFLGMFGVHRFYVGKTGTGILQLITGGGFGIWYLIDIFMILIGSFTDANGNRLVKH comes from the coding sequence ATGAGTTATTATAATGACAATGTAGGAAAAGACTGGTTAATAACCTTAATCCTTGCAATATTTTTAGGAATGTTTGGAGTTCATAGATTCTATGTAGGAAAAACAGGAACTGGAATTTTACAACTTATAACAGGTGGAGGATTTGGAATCTGGTATTTAATAGATATTTTTATGATTTTAATAGGTTCTTTTACCGATGCCAATGGAAATAGATTAGTAAAACATTAA
- a CDS encoding toxin-antitoxin system YwqK family antitoxin, with amino-acid sequence MEKKILFFLGLGLLMSSCENLQLTNEIKKEPIKEEKAAQGIDNNFVDAVIKVMNNDQREPKIQVEPEIQVDKNEGSDTIVEEKTAQPENIMTPKQIDDEHIIAEKVLKNAKEQDIVDKIQGKDKLVYLRGSKEPFTGTFVSFIGLHRVYSEDYVNGELNGEKIWYGEKGEIGLIEPYKDNKLNGIQKTYHLSNGKIRSEITYVDGKVNGPIVWYSEQGNIIDKEAIVNGTGTWVSYWSNGQLREKGQYKNYRRIGSWKRYLKNGELEKEVNYKNGRTVKREWLQ; translated from the coding sequence GTGGAAAAGAAGATATTATTTTTCTTAGGATTAGGGTTGTTAATGAGTAGTTGTGAAAATTTACAACTTACAAATGAGATTAAAAAGGAGCCTATAAAGGAAGAAAAGGCTGCCCAAGGAATAGATAATAATTTTGTAGATGCGGTTATAAAAGTAATGAATAATGATCAAAGAGAACCAAAAATACAGGTAGAGCCAGAAATACAAGTGGATAAAAATGAGGGGTCAGATACAATAGTAGAAGAAAAAACTGCCCAACCAGAGAATATAATGACACCTAAACAAATAGATGATGAGCATATTATAGCTGAAAAAGTATTAAAAAATGCTAAGGAACAAGATATTGTAGATAAGATACAAGGTAAGGATAAATTAGTATATTTAAGAGGAAGTAAAGAGCCTTTCACAGGGACATTTGTTTCTTTTATTGGTTTACATAGGGTTTATAGTGAAGACTATGTAAATGGAGAGTTAAATGGAGAAAAAATTTGGTATGGTGAAAAGGGAGAGATTGGGTTAATTGAACCATATAAGGATAATAAATTAAATGGAATTCAAAAGACATATCATTTAAGTAATGGAAAAATAAGGTCAGAAATAACCTATGTAGATGGAAAGGTTAATGGACCTATTGTATGGTATAGTGAACAGGGAAATATAATAGATAAGGAAGCTATTGTAAATGGAACTGGAACATGGGTAAGCTACTGGTCTAATGGACAATTAAGAGAAAAGGGACAATATAAAAATTATAGAAGAATAGGTTCTTGGAAAAGATATCTTAAAAATGGAGAGCTAGAAAAAGAAGTAAATTATAAAAATGGAAGAACTGTAAAAAGAGAATGGCTTCAATAG
- a CDS encoding thymidine kinase, whose protein sequence is MHLLLTEGMGWIEVVTGSMFSGKSEELIRRLRRAKYANQELVVFKHASDKRYDNTKVASHSQLFIEAVPVSSVEEMEKEFLEKYKDVKIVGIDEVQFFGEEVVQFCEKLADMGKRVIVAGLDQDFKGDPFKPMDTLMAKAEYVDKFNAICAVCGNPASRTQRLVNGEPAFSDDPIVLVGASEAYEARCRKCHVVKYRDKK, encoded by the coding sequence ATGCATTTATTATTAACAGAGGGAATGGGTTGGATAGAAGTAGTAACTGGAAGTATGTTTTCAGGTAAAAGTGAAGAGTTAATTAGAAGACTTAGGAGAGCTAAATATGCTAATCAAGAGTTAGTTGTATTTAAACACGCAAGTGATAAAAGATACGACAATACAAAGGTTGCTTCTCATAGTCAACTATTTATAGAGGCCGTTCCTGTATCATCGGTAGAAGAGATGGAAAAAGAGTTTTTAGAAAAATATAAGGATGTAAAAATTGTAGGAATAGATGAGGTGCAATTTTTCGGGGAAGAGGTTGTTCAGTTCTGTGAGAAACTTGCAGATATGGGAAAAAGAGTTATTGTAGCAGGATTAGATCAAGACTTTAAAGGAGATCCATTTAAGCCTATGGATACTTTAATGGCTAAGGCTGAATATGTGGATAAATTCAATGCCATATGTGCTGTGTGTGGAAATCCAGCCTCAAGAACTCAAAGACTTGTAAATGGAGAACCTGCATTTTCAGATGATCCAATAGTTTTAGTTGGAGCTAGTGAGGCCTATGAAGCAAGATGTAGAAAATGTCATGTTGTGAAATATAGGGATAAAAAATAA
- the trpS gene encoding tryptophan--tRNA ligase: MKRSLSGIQPSGILHLGNYFGAMKQFIDNQDKYEGFYFVADYHSLTSLTDPKSLRENSLNIVLDYLALGLDPEKSTIFLQSDVPEHVELMWLLSNITPVGLLERGHSYKDKTAKGFTPNTGLLTYPVLMAADILIYDTDLVPVGKDQKQHLEMARDIAMKFNQQYEVELFKLPEPMILETLAVVPGTDGQKMSKSYGNTINMFASKKELKKQVMSIVTDSTPLEEPKNPDNNITELYKLFATPEKVQEMREKFLGGNYGYGHAKNELLEAILEYFGEARAKREELAKNPEYVQEILANGAKKARAIAKEKIMKAKAAVGLIGNAYNK; this comes from the coding sequence ATGAAAAGAAGTTTATCTGGTATTCAACCTAGTGGAATACTACATCTTGGTAACTATTTTGGTGCCATGAAACAATTTATCGATAACCAAGACAAATATGAAGGTTTTTATTTTGTTGCAGATTATCACTCTCTTACTTCTCTTACTGATCCAAAATCACTTAGAGAAAATAGTTTAAATATAGTTTTAGATTACCTTGCATTGGGATTAGATCCTGAGAAAAGTACTATATTTCTACAATCAGATGTACCTGAGCATGTGGAACTTATGTGGCTATTATCTAATATAACTCCAGTTGGTTTATTAGAGAGAGGACATTCATATAAGGATAAAACAGCTAAGGGATTCACTCCTAACACAGGTCTATTAACTTATCCCGTTTTAATGGCTGCAGATATTTTAATATATGATACTGACTTAGTTCCTGTTGGAAAGGATCAAAAGCAACACCTTGAAATGGCAAGAGATATCGCTATGAAATTTAACCAGCAATATGAAGTTGAATTATTTAAGTTACCAGAGCCTATGATATTAGAGACACTTGCTGTGGTTCCTGGAACTGATGGACAAAAAATGAGTAAATCCTATGGAAATACTATAAATATGTTTGCTTCTAAAAAAGAACTTAAAAAACAAGTTATGAGTATTGTTACAGATTCTACTCCTTTAGAAGAGCCTAAAAATCCTGATAATAATATAACTGAGCTTTATAAATTATTTGCAACTCCTGAGAAAGTTCAAGAAATGAGAGAAAAATTCTTAGGTGGAAATTATGGTTATGGACATGCTAAAAATGAGCTTTTAGAAGCTATTTTAGAATATTTTGGAGAAGCTAGAGCTAAAAGAGAAGAACTTGCTAAAAATCCTGAATATGTTCAAGAGATTTTAGCTAATGGTGCTAAAAAAGCTAGAGCCATTGCCAAGGAAAAAATTATGAAGGCCAAGGCAGCTGTTGGTTTAATAGGAAATGCTTATAATAAATAA
- the guaB gene encoding IMP dehydrogenase, which produces MMNGKIIKEAITFDDVLLVPARSEVLPHEVSLKANLTKDIVLNVPILSAAMDTVTEGDLAIAIARQGGIGFIHKNMSIEDQAAEVDRVKRNESGMIKNPVTLTKESTVGQAEEIMKRYKISGLPVIEDDGTLVGIITNRDLKYRSDMDELVRDVMTKEHLITAPVGTTLEIAKDILLHNRIEKLPIVDECGHLKGLITIKDIDNMVEYPNACKDEHGRLRVGGAVGVGADTLDRVDALVHAGVDIITVDSAHGHSVGVLKTIKSIREKYPTLNIIGGNIVTAEAALDLIDAGVNAVKVGVGPGSICTTRVVAGVGVPQLSAVNDVYEVCKSRGIGVIADGGIKLSGDVVKALAAGADCVMLGGLLAGTTEAPGEELIYEGRKYKIYVGMGSMAAMKRGSKDRYFQNDAKKLVPEGIEGRVAFKGDLKDVIFQLCGGIRAGMGYCGTGTIDELKEKAKFVKITGAGLKESHPHDITITKEAPNYSK; this is translated from the coding sequence ATGATGAACGGTAAGATAATCAAGGAAGCAATAACATTTGATGATGTATTATTAGTACCAGCAAGATCAGAGGTACTACCACATGAGGTTAGTTTAAAGGCTAATTTAACAAAGGATATAGTACTTAATGTACCTATTCTAAGTGCGGCAATGGATACTGTTACTGAGGGAGATTTAGCTATAGCCATAGCAAGACAGGGTGGAATTGGTTTTATTCATAAGAATATGAGTATAGAGGATCAAGCTGCCGAGGTTGATAGGGTAAAAAGAAATGAAAGTGGAATGATAAAAAATCCTGTGACTTTAACTAAGGAATCCACAGTGGGACAGGCTGAGGAAATAATGAAAAGATATAAAATATCAGGACTTCCTGTTATAGAGGATGATGGAACTTTAGTTGGAATCATAACTAATAGAGATTTAAAATATCGTAGTGATATGGATGAATTAGTAAGAGATGTTATGACAAAGGAACATTTAATAACTGCTCCTGTGGGGACAACTCTTGAAATAGCAAAGGATATATTACTACACAATAGAATTGAAAAATTACCAATAGTTGATGAGTGTGGACATTTAAAGGGACTTATTACTATTAAGGATATAGACAATATGGTTGAATATCCTAATGCATGTAAAGATGAACATGGAAGATTAAGAGTAGGAGGAGCAGTAGGAGTAGGAGCAGATACATTGGATAGAGTAGATGCTTTAGTTCATGCAGGTGTGGATATAATCACAGTGGACTCTGCCCATGGACATTCAGTTGGAGTTTTAAAAACTATTAAAAGTATTAGAGAAAAATATCCAACACTTAATATAATCGGTGGAAATATAGTAACAGCTGAAGCAGCTTTAGATTTAATTGATGCAGGGGTAAATGCAGTTAAAGTTGGAGTAGGACCTGGTTCTATTTGTACAACAAGAGTAGTTGCAGGGGTAGGAGTGCCTCAATTATCAGCAGTTAATGACGTATATGAAGTGTGTAAGTCAAGAGGAATTGGAGTAATTGCTGACGGAGGAATAAAGTTATCTGGAGATGTGGTAAAAGCCCTAGCTGCAGGAGCAGATTGTGTTATGTTAGGTGGACTTTTAGCAGGAACTACAGAGGCTCCTGGAGAAGAACTTATATATGAAGGAAGAAAATATAAAATATATGTAGGTATGGGTTCTATGGCAGCTATGAAAAGAGGATCTAAGGATAGATATTTCCAAAATGATGCTAAGAAACTTGTTCCTGAGGGAATTGAAGGAAGAGTGGCATTTAAGGGAGATTTAAAGGATGTAATATTCCAATTATGTGGTGGAATTAGAGCAGGAATGGGATATTGTGGAACTGGAACAATAGATGAATTAAAAGAAAAAGCTAAATTTGTAAAAATAACTGGAGCTGGTTTAAAAGAGAGCCATCCTCATGATATAACAATTACAAAGGAAGCACCTAACTATTCTAAGTAG
- a CDS encoding uracil-DNA glycosylase, translating into MAVNIGNDWDEILKEEFQKEYYQNMRKFLVQEYKEKIVYPKPEDIFSALKLTSYKDCKVVLLGQDPYHGPGQAHGLAFSVNPGIKTPPSLRNMYKELEGELNTYIPNNGYLVKWAKEGILLLNTALTVRQGEPNSHSKIGWEIFTDKIIELLNEKSEPIIFILWGNNAKSKKRLITNKNHYVLEGVHPSPLSASRGFFGCNHFIKTNEILEELGKDKIDWQIENI; encoded by the coding sequence ATGGCTGTTAATATAGGTAATGATTGGGATGAAATTTTAAAAGAGGAATTTCAGAAGGAATACTATCAAAATATGAGAAAATTTTTAGTACAGGAATATAAGGAAAAAATAGTATATCCAAAACCAGAGGATATTTTTTCTGCACTGAAATTAACAAGCTATAAGGACTGTAAGGTTGTACTTTTAGGACAAGATCCCTATCATGGACCAGGACAGGCACATGGATTGGCCTTTTCAGTAAATCCTGGTATTAAAACTCCTCCCTCTTTAAGAAATATGTATAAGGAATTAGAGGGAGAATTAAATACCTATATTCCCAATAATGGATACTTAGTAAAGTGGGCAAAGGAGGGAATACTTCTTTTAAATACAGCTTTAACTGTAAGACAGGGAGAACCTAATTCTCATAGTAAAATAGGTTGGGAAATTTTTACAGATAAAATAATAGAACTTTTAAATGAAAAGTCTGAACCTATTATTTTTATTTTATGGGGAAATAATGCAAAAAGTAAAAAAAGACTGATTACAAATAAAAATCATTATGTTTTAGAAGGGGTACACCCAAGTCCTTTATCAGCAAGTAGAGGTTTCTTTGGATGTAATCACTTTATAAAAACCAATGAAATTTTAGAAGAGTTAGGTAAAGATAAAATAGATTGGCAAATAGAAAACATATAG
- a CDS encoding carboxypeptidase M32, with translation MESRLERFREIIKEKKLLDSTLAILHWDIETEAPKGGQELLSQMIGNISLKAYEISTSEELNEIVEFLKNMKNELNEIDKKEIENYSEEMEKLSKIPPMEYKAYTELTAKAQGVWEKAKNENNFSIFKEYLEKIFNYNIKFGKYRNPNKNPYDVILDDYEKGMDRKKLDEFFKDLRENIVPLLKSIQEKKIDNSKYIDGEVSKCSQVLISRFLGEYLGFDFNRGIISESEHPFTLTVNMDDVRITTKYIKELPVSAIFSTIHECGHGIYEQGIDEKLKYTLLADGASMGIHESQSRFYENILGRSKSFWEPIYEKLQEKYTYLKDITLDEFYLGINDVKASLIRVEADELTYSLHIMVRYEIEKGIFEGKYKIGDLPEIWNEKMREYLGVVPENDREGVLQDVHWACGLIGYFPSYALGNVYSLQIYNKMKKDLNIEKILKEGKLHLIKEWLGEHIHKYGKLKNPEEILKEITGEGLNSKYYIEYLKEKYSKIYNLK, from the coding sequence ATGGAAAGTAGATTAGAAAGATTTAGAGAAATAATTAAGGAAAAGAAATTATTAGATTCAACCTTGGCTATTTTACATTGGGATATTGAAACTGAGGCACCTAAGGGTGGACAGGAGCTTTTATCTCAAATGATAGGAAATATTAGTTTGAAAGCCTATGAAATTTCTACTTCAGAGGAATTAAATGAAATAGTAGAGTTTTTAAAAAATATGAAAAACGAATTAAATGAAATAGATAAAAAAGAGATAGAAAATTATAGTGAGGAGATGGAAAAGCTTAGTAAAATTCCTCCTATGGAATACAAGGCATATACAGAATTAACAGCAAAGGCTCAAGGAGTTTGGGAAAAGGCTAAAAATGAAAATAATTTCTCAATATTCAAAGAGTATTTAGAAAAAATATTTAATTATAATATTAAATTTGGAAAATATAGAAATCCTAATAAAAATCCCTATGATGTAATATTAGATGATTATGAAAAGGGAATGGATAGAAAAAAATTAGATGAATTTTTTAAGGATTTAAGAGAGAATATAGTTCCTCTTTTAAAAAGTATTCAAGAGAAAAAAATAGATAATAGTAAATATATAGATGGAGAAGTTTCAAAGTGTTCACAAGTTTTAATTTCTAGATTTTTAGGAGAGTATTTAGGATTTGATTTTAATCGTGGAATAATCTCAGAAAGTGAGCATCCATTTACATTGACTGTGAATATGGATGATGTTAGAATTACAACAAAATATATAAAAGAGTTGCCAGTTTCTGCAATATTTAGTACTATCCATGAGTGTGGTCATGGAATATATGAACAGGGAATAGATGAGAAATTAAAATATACTCTTTTAGCAGATGGGGCTTCTATGGGAATTCATGAATCTCAGTCAAGATTTTATGAAAATATTTTAGGAAGATCAAAAAGTTTCTGGGAACCAATATATGAAAAACTTCAAGAAAAATATACATATTTAAAAGATATTACCCTAGATGAATTTTATTTGGGGATAAATGATGTGAAGGCTTCATTAATAAGGGTAGAAGCTGACGAATTAACATATTCTCTTCATATTATGGTTAGATATGAAATTGAAAAGGGAATATTTGAAGGAAAATATAAAATTGGAGATTTACCAGAAATATGGAATGAAAAAATGAGAGAGTATTTAGGAGTAGTTCCAGAAAATGATAGGGAAGGGGTATTACAAGATGTTCACTGGGCTTGTGGATTAATAGGTTACTTCCCATCCTATGCTCTAGGAAATGTATATTCTTTACAAATATATAATAAAATGAAGAAAGATTTAAATATAGAGAAAATTTTAAAAGAAGGAAAACTTCATCTTATAAAGGAATGGTTAGGGGAACATATTCACAAATATGGTAAGTTAAAAAATCCAGAAGAAATTTTAAAAGAGATAACTGGAGAAGGATTAAATTCAAAATATTATATTGAGTACTTAAAGGAAAAGTATAGTAAAATATATAATTTAAAATAG
- a CDS encoding HD domain-containing protein encodes MFSRIKQGLTCLFSKYNNENDEIVKEILSSREFIYFDKMSDYDKIHSLGVYKKILKDDILKNDILYLKLGLLHDCGKGKVTLLRRVKKVLIGDKVLEKHPEEGAKKIAPINRELSFLILNHHGKPEDGKMERFQKIDDK; translated from the coding sequence ATGTTCTCAAGAATTAAGCAGGGTTTAACCTGCCTTTTTTCTAAATATAATAATGAAAATGATGAAATAGTAAAAGAAATTTTATCCTCTAGGGAATTTATATACTTTGATAAAATGAGTGACTATGATAAAATACACTCTTTAGGAGTATATAAAAAAATTTTAAAGGATGATATTTTAAAAAATGATATTTTATATTTAAAACTTGGTCTTTTACACGATTGTGGTAAGGGAAAAGTAACTCTTTTAAGAAGAGTTAAAAAAGTTTTAATAGGAGATAAGGTTTTAGAAAAACATCCAGAGGAGGGAGCGAAAAAAATAGCTCCTATTAATAGAGAATTAAGCTTTCTTATTTTAAATCACCATGGGAAACCTGAAGATGGAAAAATGGAAAGATTTCAAAAAATTGATGATAAATAG
- a CDS encoding mechanosensitive ion channel family protein — protein MVDFLTSAKDSFVQALPGIAIRIVVLGIIFTFAKPVLNGVLRVTRVALRKNKVEPLLETFTISLTKTIVYIIYLFLVVSTIGIQATSLVTVLGTAGIAVGLALQGSLANLAGGVLILFFKQFKKGDYISNNGGIEGTVDEIHILYTTLNSVDNKRIIVPNGQLANNAIINFSTNSERRVDLIFSVAYDTPKGKAEKVLQEIMDSNPKILHDHANMIKLIKHSASSIDYVFRAWVKKEDYWDVYFECMSEVKRVFDENHIEIPYQKIDIYNKK, from the coding sequence ATGGTAGATTTTTTAACATCGGCAAAGGATAGTTTTGTTCAAGCTTTGCCAGGAATAGCCATAAGAATTGTGGTATTAGGTATTATTTTTACCTTTGCAAAACCAGTTTTAAATGGAGTATTAAGGGTTACAAGGGTGGCTTTAAGAAAAAATAAGGTAGAACCTTTACTAGAAACCTTTACAATTTCTTTAACTAAAACTATAGTTTATATTATTTATTTATTTTTAGTTGTTAGTACAATAGGAATTCAAGCAACATCCCTAGTAACAGTATTAGGTACTGCAGGTATCGCAGTAGGTTTAGCTTTACAGGGAAGTTTAGCAAACTTAGCTGGAGGAGTTTTAATTCTATTTTTTAAACAATTTAAAAAGGGAGATTATATTTCAAATAATGGTGGAATAGAGGGAACAGTTGATGAGATTCACATTCTATATACAACTTTAAATAGTGTGGATAATAAAAGAATAATAGTTCCCAATGGACAATTGGCAAATAATGCAATTATAAACTTCTCAACTAATAGTGAAAGAAGAGTAGATTTAATATTCTCAGTTGCCTATGATACACCAAAGGGAAAAGCTGAAAAAGTTTTACAGGAAATAATGGATAGTAATCCTAAAATTTTACATGACCACGCTAATATGATTAAGTTAATTAAACATAGTGCTAGTTCTATTGATTATGTATTTAGAGCTTGGGTTAAAAAAGAAGATTATTGGGATGTATATTTTGAATGTATGTCTGAGGTAAAAAGAGTCTTTGATGAAAATCATATTGAGATTCCATATCAAAAAATTGATATTTATAACAAAAAATAA
- a CDS encoding KH domain-containing protein, giving the protein MIDLRILEKSSKWGYMFYISYRGDKFQAFDEIGGKITVKGEFRRVMNSLGFTWAKGVQQGGRTDAKVNGEDNILYVSSNYNGDFKEFIDKFNEEMKGKIFIKKVLKTLPNLSFPEMISAREYVYAYKKKRITRSEEEIIKLTEELSGTYDVSRFTDKKGLELKEHIRTVKITYENGRLRFLGDSFMPKQVRITSAYILTDSYEPLPGKYLTLEKIYLKDELGENIIETVENIGEENVVKIEATRNKKMYIFYVKKEDKGTLIGKNGKNIKVLRKKYGNILIKEI; this is encoded by the coding sequence ATGATAGATTTAAGAATTTTAGAAAAAAGTAGTAAATGGGGATATATGTTTTATATTTCATATAGGGGAGATAAATTTCAAGCCTTTGATGAAATAGGTGGAAAAATCACAGTAAAAGGTGAGTTTAGAAGAGTTATGAATTCTTTAGGATTTACTTGGGCTAAGGGAGTGCAACAGGGTGGAAGAACTGATGCCAAAGTAAATGGAGAAGATAATATATTATATGTAAGTAGTAATTACAATGGAGATTTTAAGGAATTTATAGATAAATTCAATGAAGAGATGAAGGGTAAAATCTTTATAAAAAAGGTTTTGAAAACTCTTCCAAATTTAAGTTTTCCAGAAATGATAAGTGCTAGAGAATATGTATATGCCTATAAGAAAAAGAGAATAACTAGAAGTGAAGAGGAAATCATAAAATTAACCGAGGAATTAAGTGGAACATATGATGTAAGTAGATTCACTGATAAAAAAGGTCTAGAGTTAAAAGAGCATATTAGAACAGTGAAAATTACCTATGAAAATGGAAGACTTAGATTTTTAGGGGATTCTTTTATGCCAAAGCAAGTAAGAATAACATCGGCTTATATATTGACAGATTCCTATGAACCACTTCCTGGAAAATATCTTACTTTAGAAAAAATATATTTAAAGGATGAACTTGGAGAAAATATAATAGAAACTGTAGAGAATATAGGTGAAGAAAATGTAGTTAAAATAGAGGCTACTAGAAATAAAAAAATGTATATTTTCTATGTGAAAAAGGAAGATAAGGGAACTTTAATAGGAAAAAATGGTAAGAATATTAAGGTACTTAGAAAGAAATATGGAAACATATTAATAAAGGAGATTTAG